One Archocentrus centrarchus isolate MPI-CPG fArcCen1 chromosome 14, fArcCen1, whole genome shotgun sequence DNA window includes the following coding sequences:
- the spns3 gene encoding protein spinster homolog 3 isoform X1 — MEPRTSVTSFRNIPIPRCSLGSASGLPYGSFANSLASLTPNDEEKPAISPKRAYVTMVVLCYINLLNYMERYTIAGVLTDIKKFFDIKDSTAGLLQTVFICSFLLLAPLFGYLGDRYNRKYIMIGGLSVWLLTATGSSFVTKSQFWLLALLRGLVGIGEASYSTVAPTIIGDLFTGSKRSIMICIFYIFIPVGSGLGYITGAGFAALTGDWHWALRITPIMGVVGLILMIFLCPNPTRGAAETHGEGVTVQSSYLEDVKYLLKNKSYVWSSLGVTALAFLTGAVAFWMPNFLSRAHIYQKLRDPCSDDPCDSSDSYIFGAVTVATGILGGALGTGLSRRFRDKVPNADPLICAVGMLGSVPCLFIIIFVASTSIPATYVFIFLGELLLSLNWAVLADILLYVVMPTRRATAEALQITVGHLLGDAGSPYLIGVISDAIQEDKTNWNFHSLKYSLLLCPFIGVVGGVFFLITASYINEDRKAVQQLVGEETQPQQHPAPEPSLEMNNTGNV, encoded by the exons ATGGAGCCAAGGACATCCGTGACATCCTTCCGGAACATCCCAATCCCAAGATGCAGCCTAGGCTCTGCCTCTGGTCTACCTTATGGCTCTTTTGCAAACAGCCTCGCATCACTCACACCCAACGATGAGGAGAAACCTGCCATATCGCCTAAACGCGCCTATGTAACTATGGTTGTGCTTTGCTACATCAACTTGCTCAACTACATGGAACGGTACACAATAGCAG GTGTCCTTACAGACATTAAAAAGTTCTTTGATATAAAGGACAGCACGGCTGGACTTCTGCAGACAG ttttcatctgcagttttctaCTTTTGGCCCCTCTCTTTGGTTACCTCGGAGACCGCTACAATCGGAAATACATCATGATTGGTGGGTTGAGTGTCTGGCTTTTGACTGCAACCGGCAGCTCTTTTGTCACCAAGTCG CAATTCTGGCTCCTTGCCCTGTTGCGAGGCCTGGTCGGCATCGGGGAAGCCAGCTATTCCACTGTTGCTCCCACCATCATAGGGGACCTCTTTACTGGGTCTAAAAGGAGCATCATGATCTGTATCTTCTACATCTTTATCCCCGTTGGAAG TGGTCTTGGATACATAACCGGAGCAGGGTTTGCTGCTCTCACAGGGGACTGGCACTGGGCGTTGAGG ATCACACCCATCATGGGCGTGGTGGGACTCATTTTGATGATCTTTTTATGCCCCAACCCAACCAGAGGTGCTGCAGAAACCCACGGAGAGGGAGTTACGGTGCAGAGCTCTTACTTGGAGGATGTCAAGTATCTTCTCAAAAA TAAAAGTTATGTATGGTCATCGCTGGGAGTGACCGCCCTGGCCTTCCTCACCGGAGCGGTGGCTTTCTGGATGCCTAATTTCTTGTCCAGAGCTCATATCTACCAGAAACTCAGAGATCCATGCAGCGATGACCCATGTGACTCCTCAGACAG TTATATCTTTGGTGCTGTAACGGTGGCCACAGGCATTCTGGGAGGGGCTCTTGGCACTGGTTTATCCAGACGGTTTAGGGACAAGGTGCCAAACGCTGATCCACTCATCTGCGCTGTGGGCATGCTTGGATCGGTCCCGTGCCTTTTTATCATCATCTTTGTGGCATCAACAAGCATTCCAGCCACTTAT GTGTTCATTTTCTTGGGCGAACTGTTGCTCTCGTTAAACTGGGCTGTCCTGGCTGACATACTGCTG TATGTTGTTATGCCGACGAGAAGGGCCACAGCCGAGGCTCTGCAGATCACAGTTGGACATCTCCTGGGTGATGCTGGGAGCCCTTACCTAATAGGAGTG ATCTCTGATGCTATACAGGAAGACAAGACTAACTGGAACTTCCACAGTCTGAAGTACAGCCTGCTGCTCTGCCCATTTATTGGGGTTGTAGGGGGAGTGTTTTTCCTCATCACTGCCTCCTACATTAATGAAGACAGGAAAGCAGTTCAGCAACTAGTCGGAG AAGAAACTCAACCACAGCAGCATCCTGCACCTGAGCCCTCGCTGGAAATGAACAACACGGGAAATGTGTAA
- the spns3 gene encoding protein spinster homolog 3 isoform X2, producing the protein MEPRTSVTSFRNIPIPRCSLGSASGLPYGSFANSLASLTPNDEEKPAISPKRAYVTMVVLCYINLLNYMERYTIAGVLTDIKKFFDIKDSTAGLLQTVFICSFLLLAPLFGYLGDRYNRKYIMIGGLSVWLLTATGSSFVTKSQFWLLALLRGLVGIGEASYSTVAPTIIGDLFTGSKRSIMICIFYIFIPVGSGLGYITGAGFAALTGDWHWALRITPIMGVVGLILMIFLCPNPTRGAAETHGEGVTVQSSYLEDVKYLLKNKSYVWSSLGVTALAFLTGAVAFWMPNFLSRAHIYQKLRDPCSDDPCDSSDSYIFGAVTVATGILGGALGTGLSRRFRDKVPNADPLICAVGMLGSVPCLFIIIFVASTSIPATYVFIFLGELLLSLNWAVLADILLYVVMPTRRATAEALQITVGHLLGDAGSPYLIGVISDAIQEDKTNWNFHSLKYSLLLCPFIGVVGGVFFLITASYINEDRKAVQQLVGETQPQQHPAPEPSLEMNNTGNV; encoded by the exons ATGGAGCCAAGGACATCCGTGACATCCTTCCGGAACATCCCAATCCCAAGATGCAGCCTAGGCTCTGCCTCTGGTCTACCTTATGGCTCTTTTGCAAACAGCCTCGCATCACTCACACCCAACGATGAGGAGAAACCTGCCATATCGCCTAAACGCGCCTATGTAACTATGGTTGTGCTTTGCTACATCAACTTGCTCAACTACATGGAACGGTACACAATAGCAG GTGTCCTTACAGACATTAAAAAGTTCTTTGATATAAAGGACAGCACGGCTGGACTTCTGCAGACAG ttttcatctgcagttttctaCTTTTGGCCCCTCTCTTTGGTTACCTCGGAGACCGCTACAATCGGAAATACATCATGATTGGTGGGTTGAGTGTCTGGCTTTTGACTGCAACCGGCAGCTCTTTTGTCACCAAGTCG CAATTCTGGCTCCTTGCCCTGTTGCGAGGCCTGGTCGGCATCGGGGAAGCCAGCTATTCCACTGTTGCTCCCACCATCATAGGGGACCTCTTTACTGGGTCTAAAAGGAGCATCATGATCTGTATCTTCTACATCTTTATCCCCGTTGGAAG TGGTCTTGGATACATAACCGGAGCAGGGTTTGCTGCTCTCACAGGGGACTGGCACTGGGCGTTGAGG ATCACACCCATCATGGGCGTGGTGGGACTCATTTTGATGATCTTTTTATGCCCCAACCCAACCAGAGGTGCTGCAGAAACCCACGGAGAGGGAGTTACGGTGCAGAGCTCTTACTTGGAGGATGTCAAGTATCTTCTCAAAAA TAAAAGTTATGTATGGTCATCGCTGGGAGTGACCGCCCTGGCCTTCCTCACCGGAGCGGTGGCTTTCTGGATGCCTAATTTCTTGTCCAGAGCTCATATCTACCAGAAACTCAGAGATCCATGCAGCGATGACCCATGTGACTCCTCAGACAG TTATATCTTTGGTGCTGTAACGGTGGCCACAGGCATTCTGGGAGGGGCTCTTGGCACTGGTTTATCCAGACGGTTTAGGGACAAGGTGCCAAACGCTGATCCACTCATCTGCGCTGTGGGCATGCTTGGATCGGTCCCGTGCCTTTTTATCATCATCTTTGTGGCATCAACAAGCATTCCAGCCACTTAT GTGTTCATTTTCTTGGGCGAACTGTTGCTCTCGTTAAACTGGGCTGTCCTGGCTGACATACTGCTG TATGTTGTTATGCCGACGAGAAGGGCCACAGCCGAGGCTCTGCAGATCACAGTTGGACATCTCCTGGGTGATGCTGGGAGCCCTTACCTAATAGGAGTG ATCTCTGATGCTATACAGGAAGACAAGACTAACTGGAACTTCCACAGTCTGAAGTACAGCCTGCTGCTCTGCCCATTTATTGGGGTTGTAGGGGGAGTGTTTTTCCTCATCACTGCCTCCTACATTAATGAAGACAGGAAAGCAGTTCAGCAACTAGTCGGAG AAACTCAACCACAGCAGCATCCTGCACCTGAGCCCTCGCTGGAAATGAACAACACGGGAAATGTGTAA